A portion of the Eubacterium maltosivorans genome contains these proteins:
- a CDS encoding FAD-dependent oxidoreductase: MKKILIVGGVTGGASAAARLRRLNEEDEIILFERSEHTGCAGCGLPYYIGGVIEERRKLLQTVSGLAKRYRLDIRCGSEVLSINRDDKSITVREKETGETYEESYDKLVLSPGSRPTVPDLPGMDEAENAFTLKDVQDADVLKKALMTLTPKHAVVVGGGFGGLAMAENLQRLGLTVTIVEKKRQVVGAFDFEMAQILHRELNVHGVGLVLDDGVSRFENKGKTLVLESGRTLDCDLSILTMGVKPESGLAQRAGLRVSEAGYVVTTQTYAALDADLLTPVDGIYAIGDVVQVQNFVDKQPDAAGLAGPATRQGRVLADHLAGLPTVNNGLQRTSILKIFGKTAATTGNNVVRLKKMGISYQEVHAHRLCHADNYPGASLIDLKLIYDPKTLKILGAQAVGKEGVDKRIDVISTAMRLGATIRNLACLELCYAPPYSTVKDPVNILGTIAGNISEGVYKTIPWDEIEGVVTDGGFLLDVMPPEEFDKGHISGAVNIELDCLRERLDELPQERGLPLYICSGTGQRAYTAVRLLRGCGYNNLYLLSGGYATYCDGTYQPNA; this comes from the coding sequence ATGAAGAAAATACTGATCGTCGGCGGTGTAACCGGCGGTGCGTCGGCTGCGGCAAGGCTGAGGCGTTTGAACGAGGAAGATGAGATCATTTTGTTTGAACGCAGTGAGCATACCGGCTGCGCCGGCTGTGGTCTTCCGTATTATATTGGAGGCGTCATAGAGGAACGCCGGAAGCTGCTTCAAACGGTTTCTGGACTGGCAAAGCGCTATCGTCTGGATATCCGCTGCGGCAGTGAGGTGCTGTCCATCAACCGCGACGACAAAAGCATTACGGTCAGAGAAAAAGAGACGGGCGAAACCTACGAAGAAAGCTATGACAAGCTGGTTCTCTCGCCAGGGTCCAGACCTACTGTGCCGGATTTGCCGGGAATGGATGAAGCTGAAAATGCCTTTACACTAAAAGACGTTCAGGATGCTGATGTTCTTAAAAAAGCGCTTATGACCCTTACTCCCAAGCATGCTGTCGTGGTCGGTGGTGGTTTTGGCGGCCTTGCGATGGCTGAAAATCTGCAGAGGCTGGGGCTGACGGTTACCATTGTCGAAAAAAAGCGGCAGGTTGTGGGAGCCTTTGATTTTGAAATGGCCCAGATTCTTCATCGTGAGCTCAATGTGCATGGCGTAGGCCTTGTCCTGGATGACGGTGTCAGCCGTTTTGAGAATAAAGGAAAAACGCTGGTTTTAGAGTCGGGACGTACGCTGGACTGTGATCTGTCGATCCTGACAATGGGCGTGAAGCCAGAAAGTGGGCTGGCACAAAGGGCAGGACTGCGGGTAAGCGAAGCGGGGTATGTTGTTACAACCCAGACCTACGCTGCGCTGGATGCGGATCTGCTGACCCCGGTGGACGGTATATATGCCATTGGAGACGTGGTTCAGGTACAAAATTTTGTTGACAAGCAGCCGGATGCGGCAGGGCTTGCGGGACCAGCCACAAGGCAAGGGCGTGTGCTCGCAGATCATCTGGCGGGTTTACCGACTGTTAACAACGGTCTCCAGAGAACTTCTATCCTCAAAATATTCGGTAAAACAGCTGCGACGACTGGAAATAATGTTGTCCGTCTTAAAAAAATGGGTATTTCTTATCAGGAGGTACACGCACACCGGCTGTGCCACGCAGACAATTATCCCGGAGCTTCGCTTATTGATCTGAAGCTTATCTATGATCCCAAAACCCTTAAAATTCTTGGTGCACAGGCAGTGGGGAAGGAAGGGGTAGACAAACGGATCGATGTAATCTCAACGGCTATGCGCCTGGGGGCTACTATAAGGAATCTTGCCTGTCTGGAGCTCTGTTACGCACCACCTTATTCTACGGTCAAGGACCCTGTTAATATTCTCGGCACCATTGCGGGGAATATTAGTGAAGGGGTTTATAAAACCATTCCCTGGGATGAGATAGAGGGGGTTGTAACAGATGGCGGATTTCTGCTTGATGTCATGCCACCGGAAGAATTTGATAAAGGTCATATCAGCGGTGCGGTTAATATTGAGTTAGACTGTCTTCGCGAGCGGCTGGATGAGCTGCCTCAGGAGAGAGGGCTGCCGCTTTATATCTGCAGCGGTACCGGCCAGAGGGCCTATACGGCGGTCCGCCTTTTGCGGGGATGCGGATATAATAACCTTTATCTTTTATCAGGCGGATACGCCACCTATTGCGATGGCACCTATCAGCCGAACGCATAA
- a CDS encoding bifunctional metallophosphatase/5'-nucleotidase: MYKKILAITMAALLFLAGVNPAFAQDGNDNPPDGTIALTIVHTNDTHGQYKNSASTVGFEKVKAIADKENADLILDAGDAFHGLPFATIEQGKSTAELLRAVGYDAVCPGNHDFNYGAAALKALGTEEPAVKTEDSEGRADKAQKNFKLLNANVVNASDGQNYFQPYMTKTVTRGEEVSVKVGVFGLISPDIYSSTAPENVKDVRFDDAVEAAKKTVSKLKNDEKCDVIIALTHIGMTEKEGMLSSRDIAKAVPEINVIIDGHTHAQYDEVVGNTLIAQTGAYFSNAGIVKIFYEPDSRKIVNTVGRVISPADAEAYESNWEVSKTIEDIEARQKPVLNQVVGKTDVPLEGSAIKTYTGETNLGRVITSAYLETTGADIAFENCGGIRASIAAGDITKGSVIGVSPFGNYLVTKKITGADLKSILEKSLEMGANNLKAYQEGKHEWPANGGGSYLQIGGMKVAYDPARSLDNRLVSVDIGGAPLDLDSTYTVVTNQFVASNASKYPELAVKPELNQYGASEEAVMRYITNHSGKEEWVALMSEKNLKAVGGSGDTGTQPGNEAVENQNPMTDPSEEDPKQTSGTQNITGTGENAPTGVFDNKAGAAIFAAAALAVLILGAAVFKHESDYRQQKEK, from the coding sequence ATGTATAAAAAAATATTAGCCATTACTATGGCGGCCCTACTGTTTCTGGCTGGCGTGAACCCCGCCTTTGCCCAGGATGGTAACGATAATCCGCCAGATGGAACCATCGCGCTGACCATTGTGCACACCAACGATACGCATGGACAATATAAAAACAGCGCCAGTACGGTTGGCTTTGAAAAGGTCAAGGCCATTGCCGATAAGGAGAATGCAGATTTGATACTGGATGCGGGGGATGCATTCCACGGCCTGCCTTTTGCGACGATTGAACAGGGGAAAAGCACTGCGGAGCTGCTCCGTGCAGTTGGATATGATGCGGTATGTCCTGGGAATCATGATTTTAATTACGGCGCGGCAGCGTTGAAGGCGCTGGGAACGGAAGAACCAGCTGTTAAAACGGAGGATTCAGAGGGCAGGGCCGATAAGGCGCAAAAGAATTTTAAGCTGCTTAACGCCAATGTCGTTAATGCCTCCGATGGTCAGAATTATTTTCAGCCTTACATGACAAAAACCGTAACGCGTGGTGAGGAGGTCTCGGTAAAGGTTGGTGTTTTCGGACTGATCAGCCCGGATATTTACAGCTCAACCGCGCCGGAAAATGTAAAGGATGTCCGATTTGACGATGCTGTGGAAGCGGCGAAAAAGACCGTTAGTAAATTGAAAAACGATGAAAAATGTGATGTTATTATCGCGCTTACCCATATTGGAATGACTGAAAAGGAAGGGATGCTGAGCAGCCGGGACATTGCGAAGGCAGTGCCGGAAATCAATGTCATCATTGACGGCCATACGCATGCGCAGTATGACGAAGTGGTGGGAAACACACTGATTGCCCAGACCGGCGCCTATTTCAGCAACGCCGGTATTGTGAAAATTTTTTACGAGCCTGATAGCAGGAAAATCGTCAACACAGTCGGCCGCGTTATTTCGCCAGCGGATGCTGAGGCGTATGAATCAAACTGGGAAGTTTCAAAAACCATTGAAGACATTGAAGCGCGGCAGAAGCCTGTTTTAAACCAGGTTGTTGGGAAAACTGACGTACCGCTGGAGGGCAGCGCGATTAAAACCTATACTGGAGAAACAAACCTGGGGAGGGTGATCACCTCAGCTTATCTGGAGACGACGGGAGCCGATATTGCCTTTGAGAACTGCGGAGGGATTCGAGCGTCCATTGCAGCAGGAGATATCACCAAGGGCAGCGTTATTGGCGTTTCTCCCTTTGGCAATTATCTGGTGACCAAAAAAATTACCGGGGCTGATCTGAAAAGCATTCTGGAAAAGTCTCTTGAAATGGGGGCGAATAACCTAAAGGCTTATCAGGAAGGAAAACACGAATGGCCTGCAAACGGCGGCGGTTCCTATCTGCAGATTGGCGGTATGAAGGTGGCCTATGACCCAGCCAGGTCTTTGGACAACCGGCTGGTATCCGTAGATATCGGCGGCGCTCCCCTTGATCTTGACAGTACCTATACCGTGGTGACCAACCAGTTTGTGGCTTCAAACGCCTCCAAATACCCTGAGCTGGCGGTCAAGCCAGAGCTTAACCAATACGGTGCTTCTGAGGAGGCGGTGATGCGCTATATCACAAACCATTCGGGCAAGGAGGAGTGGGTAGCCTTGATGAGTGAAAAAAATCTGAAAGCCGTGGGGGGCAGCGGGGATACCGGAACACAGCCCGGAAATGAAGCGGTTGAGAATCAGAATCCCATGACGGATCCCTCTGAGGAGGACCCAAAACAAACGTCAGGTACCCAGAATATAACCGGAACAGGTGAGAATGCCCCAACCGGAGTCTTTGACAACAAGGCTGGAGCGGCTATTTTTGCCGCGGCAGCCCTGGCTGTGCTGATACTGGGAGCGGCGGTGTTTAAACATGAGAGTGACTACCGTCAGCAGAAGGAAAAATAG
- a CDS encoding glycine--tRNA ligase gives MSAFTMNEIVSLAKMRGIVFPGSEIYDGLANSWDYGPIGVEMKNNVKRAWWKKFVQESPYNVGLDAAILMNPKTWVASGHVGGFNDPLMDCKSCKTRFRADKLIEDYFHAKGEEAVVDGWSNEKMMDFIRENHIKCPECGAEDFTDIRQFNLMFKTFQGVTEDSSSEIYLRPETAQGIFVNFKNVQRTTRKKIPFGIGQIGKSFRNEITPGNFIFRTREFEQMELEFFCEPGTDLEWFTYWKDFCRNWLFSLGMKEENVRFRDHEKEELSHYSNATTDVEFLFPFGWGELWGIADRTDFDLTQHQNVSGKDMQYQDPVTNEKYLPYVIEPSLGADRMFLAFLCNAMEKETLENGEERNVMKIHPALSAYKAAVLPLSKKLSEKATEVYAQLAKHFMVDYDEAGSIGKRYRRQDEIGTPICITVDFDTQEDNAVTLRDRDTMEQVRLPIDEVVGYIEKKMDF, from the coding sequence ATGTCTGCATTCACGATGAATGAAATTGTCAGCCTGGCAAAAATGAGAGGAATCGTTTTTCCAGGATCTGAAATTTATGATGGTCTCGCCAACAGCTGGGACTACGGCCCGATCGGGGTCGAAATGAAGAATAATGTAAAAAGAGCCTGGTGGAAGAAATTCGTCCAGGAATCACCTTATAATGTCGGCCTTGACGCTGCGATTCTGATGAATCCGAAAACCTGGGTTGCTTCCGGCCATGTCGGCGGCTTTAATGATCCGCTCATGGACTGCAAGTCCTGTAAAACACGTTTTCGCGCCGATAAGCTGATCGAAGACTATTTTCACGCAAAGGGTGAGGAAGCGGTTGTTGACGGCTGGTCCAATGAAAAAATGATGGATTTTATCCGCGAAAACCACATCAAGTGCCCCGAATGCGGCGCTGAAGACTTCACCGATATCCGCCAGTTTAACCTGATGTTTAAAACCTTCCAGGGTGTCACAGAGGACAGCTCATCCGAAATTTATCTGAGACCTGAAACCGCCCAGGGGATTTTCGTCAATTTTAAAAACGTACAGCGCACGACCCGTAAAAAAATTCCTTTTGGTATTGGACAGATTGGTAAATCCTTCCGTAACGAAATCACGCCGGGTAACTTTATTTTCAGAACACGTGAATTTGAACAGATGGAGCTTGAATTTTTCTGCGAGCCCGGTACTGATCTCGAATGGTTTACCTACTGGAAGGACTTCTGCCGCAACTGGCTGTTCTCCCTTGGCATGAAAGAGGAAAATGTCCGTTTCAGAGATCACGAAAAAGAGGAACTGTCCCACTACTCCAATGCCACTACCGATGTTGAGTTCCTGTTTCCCTTTGGCTGGGGTGAGCTCTGGGGCATCGCGGACCGTACCGACTTTGACCTCACACAGCATCAGAATGTTTCGGGCAAGGATATGCAGTACCAGGATCCGGTAACCAACGAAAAATATCTTCCCTATGTCATTGAACCATCTCTTGGGGCTGACCGTATGTTTTTGGCATTCCTGTGTAACGCCATGGAAAAGGAAACCCTTGAAAACGGCGAAGAACGAAATGTAATGAAGATACACCCCGCGCTTTCTGCCTATAAAGCCGCTGTTCTCCCGCTGTCTAAAAAGCTCAGCGAAAAAGCAACGGAAGTATATGCCCAGCTCGCTAAGCACTTCATGGTCGATTATGATGAAGCTGGCAGTATCGGCAAGCGTTACCGCCGTCAGGATGAAATTGGCACACCAATTTGTATAACGGTAGATTTCGATACTCAGGAAGACAATGCCGTCACCCTGCGTGACCGTGATACCATGGAACAGGTCCGCCTGCCCATTGATGAAGTGGTCGGCTATATTGAAAAGAAAATGGACTTCTAG
- a CDS encoding BMP family lipoprotein, whose protein sequence is MKRLAAVILILLTALSFGGCQTKDSEKAYEEPVIMFAAGVGGVEDGSFNSSIINGLRKGARELKYDLKILQSETDDQYNENLKAAIQAKPAMIISVTGHSDQLLAAAAQNPDIHFALIDGTTPKNAGADLPANFVSMNFDNAQGAFLMGVLAASANDTSGVQGFIGGMDIPVVKSAEIGYRAGIKAVSPENVVVSSNIGSFNDAEKAGQVAGEQHNQGAGVIFGFAGGSNIGVIENAASGGYWFIGVDQDQAVVYPQFAPTILCSMVKNVDNAAYDAVKMQMDGSFKGGIYEYGVGNGGITLGSAGGNITPELQSIYDTWQKAISDGSVRVPETQAELDAFNGHTEEE, encoded by the coding sequence ATGAAACGGCTGGCAGCGGTTATCCTCATACTGCTGACTGCCCTCAGTTTTGGTGGATGTCAGACAAAGGACAGTGAAAAGGCTTATGAGGAACCCGTTATCATGTTCGCGGCCGGTGTCGGAGGCGTTGAGGATGGTTCTTTTAACAGCAGTATCATCAACGGCCTGCGAAAGGGCGCCCGTGAGCTGAAGTACGACCTGAAAATTCTTCAGAGTGAGACGGATGATCAATACAATGAGAATCTTAAGGCTGCGATTCAGGCAAAACCGGCGATGATCATCAGTGTGACAGGCCACAGTGATCAGCTGCTGGCAGCGGCGGCCCAAAATCCAGATATCCATTTTGCGTTGATTGACGGAACCACCCCAAAAAACGCGGGAGCTGACTTGCCGGCAAATTTTGTTTCGATGAATTTTGACAATGCCCAAGGTGCTTTTCTGATGGGCGTTCTGGCGGCATCGGCCAATGACACTTCAGGGGTTCAGGGGTTCATCGGTGGTATGGATATTCCTGTAGTAAAGAGCGCGGAGATTGGCTACCGCGCCGGCATTAAAGCCGTTTCTCCGGAAAATGTTGTGGTGAGCAGCAATATCGGCAGCTTTAATGATGCCGAAAAGGCGGGGCAGGTGGCCGGAGAACAGCACAATCAGGGAGCCGGCGTTATTTTCGGCTTTGCGGGCGGCTCGAATATCGGCGTCATAGAGAACGCCGCGTCTGGCGGTTACTGGTTTATCGGCGTTGATCAGGACCAGGCGGTTGTCTATCCGCAGTTTGCGCCGACGATCCTGTGCTCAATGGTCAAAAATGTTGACAACGCAGCTTACGACGCTGTAAAAATGCAGATGGACGGCAGTTTTAAGGGCGGCATTTACGAGTATGGTGTGGGAAACGGGGGCATTACCCTTGGCAGCGCCGGCGGCAATATTACACCGGAGCTTCAGTCCATATATGATACATGGCAGAAGGCGATTTCTGACGGAAGCGTCAGGGTACCTGAAACCCAGGCTGAGCTGGACGCCTTCAATGGCCATACCGAAGAAGAATAA
- a CDS encoding Na/Pi cotransporter family protein — protein MTLSMFIGLFGGLGMFIYGMHLMSEGLKIVAGNKMKHLLEILTNNRFKAVLCGIIVTIMVQSSSTTTVMVVGFVNASLMTLTQAAGIILGANIGTTVMAQLIAFNVTAVAPFFIGVGTFMALFAKKKSARDLGSILLGFGILFFGVNLMSSTMEPLNDSPEFIHLLTTYGKNPIFGLLLGTIITGIMQSSGATLGLLQALAISGVFAGVGGTDAIQICIPIMIGTNIGTCVTALLSSIGTSTAARNAAFIHLFVNIFGAVWVMIVLGIIDAVAVVNPIYELIVNISGTTITETGQVLPNVARQIAMSHTFFNVANTIVLLPIIDRFVTLLEKMFPTAEEEKGLQLDERLLNNPSVALGQVGKEVIRLSKMAKKNFKTACDAVMTGDEKLIEKIIEREERIDEFEHGIMDFTVRLSNMNVSEQENDRLAFYLKGSHDLERIGDHAENISELAEMKNREKIALSDVATTDLENLIEFTNRTLNDVSQMIETEDRSLCERVLNEEDQIDALTDKLKNEHIRRLNKGQCNAYAGVVYLDLLANIERVGDHASNIANDILELKEQRGVNKIEEVIY, from the coding sequence ATGACATTATCGATGTTTATTGGTCTTTTTGGGGGCCTGGGGATGTTTATCTATGGGATGCATCTGATGAGTGAGGGCTTAAAGATTGTTGCCGGTAATAAGATGAAGCATCTTTTGGAGATTTTGACAAACAATCGCTTTAAAGCTGTGCTGTGTGGGATCATTGTCACCATTATGGTTCAGAGCTCCAGCACCACGACGGTTATGGTGGTTGGTTTTGTTAATGCATCACTGATGACGCTTACCCAGGCGGCTGGGATTATTCTGGGAGCCAATATTGGGACCACCGTAATGGCACAGCTCATTGCCTTCAACGTCACAGCGGTCGCACCCTTTTTTATCGGTGTGGGTACCTTTATGGCTCTTTTTGCCAAAAAGAAAAGCGCGCGGGATCTGGGGAGTATTCTGCTGGGCTTTGGGATTTTGTTCTTCGGCGTCAATCTGATGTCTTCAACCATGGAGCCATTAAATGACAGCCCGGAGTTTATACATCTGCTAACGACCTATGGCAAAAACCCGATTTTCGGTCTGCTGCTGGGCACAATCATCACGGGCATTATGCAGAGCTCCGGCGCGACACTCGGTCTGCTTCAGGCTCTGGCTATTTCCGGCGTTTTCGCTGGCGTCGGCGGAACAGACGCGATCCAGATCTGTATTCCGATTATGATCGGTACAAACATCGGGACCTGTGTCACCGCGCTCTTATCCAGCATCGGAACATCCACCGCGGCCAGAAACGCGGCCTTCATCCACCTTTTTGTGAATATTTTCGGAGCGGTATGGGTAATGATAGTACTGGGTATTATTGATGCAGTTGCGGTTGTCAATCCGATTTATGAGTTGATTGTCAATATTTCAGGAACGACGATCACAGAGACGGGTCAGGTACTGCCCAATGTCGCGCGCCAGATCGCCATGTCACATACCTTCTTTAATGTGGCCAATACCATTGTGCTGCTGCCGATTATTGACCGGTTTGTAACGCTGCTGGAAAAAATGTTTCCCACAGCCGAAGAGGAAAAGGGGCTGCAGCTGGACGAACGTCTTCTCAATAACCCGTCGGTTGCCCTTGGCCAGGTTGGCAAGGAGGTCATCCGCCTGAGCAAAATGGCAAAGAAAAACTTTAAAACTGCCTGTGACGCAGTCATGACAGGTGATGAAAAACTGATTGAAAAGATTATTGAGCGTGAAGAACGCATTGACGAATTTGAGCATGGTATTATGGACTTTACGGTCAGGCTTTCAAATATGAATGTATCGGAACAGGAAAATGACCGTCTGGCCTTTTATCTGAAGGGAAGCCATGACCTGGAACGTATCGGGGATCATGCTGAAAATATCAGTGAGCTGGCTGAAATGAAAAATCGTGAAAAAATCGCTCTGAGTGATGTTGCGACAACCGATCTGGAAAATCTCATTGAGTTTACAAACAGAACATTGAACGATGTGAGCCAGATGATTGAGACAGAGGACAGAAGCCTCTGCGAACGTGTCTTAAACGAAGAAGACCAGATTGACGCGCTGACCGATAAGCTCAAAAATGAACATATCCGCCGCCTGAATAAAGGACAGTGTAACGCCTACGCGGGTGTTGTATATCTTGATCTGCTGGCGAACATTGAGCGTGTCGGCGACCATGCGTCCAATATTGCCAATGACATATTGGAGCTTAAGGAGCAGCGCGGCGTCAACAAAATTGAGGAGGTAATTTACTAA
- a CDS encoding glycerol dehydrogenase yields MAQILISPSKYVQGSGELYRLGEYVSALGKKALCLITDSGLKRNQAVLDKSFEGSGVSVDYEAFNRECCKKEIDRIGAVCKEKGIDVVIGVGGGKTFDTIKAVGYYHDLPVVIVPTIASTDAPCSALSVIYTEDGVFESYLFLKQNPNLVLVDTDIIAKSPSRLVVAGMGDALATYFEARACEASNASTCAAGTTTMAAQNLAELCYDTLIEEGFMAKLAADNNCCTKSLEKIIEANTLLSGIGFESGGLAGAHAIHNGFTVLPECHHMYHGEKVAFGTLVQLVLEDAPVEEIEEVLEFCLSVGLPVTLKELGVEEVTEEKIRAVAEASTVPDESIHNMPFEVTADSVYAAIMVADSLGKEYLG; encoded by the coding sequence ATGGCTCAGATTTTAATTTCACCAAGCAAATATGTTCAGGGGTCCGGTGAATTGTACCGTTTAGGAGAGTATGTTTCTGCATTGGGGAAAAAGGCACTCTGCCTGATTACAGACAGCGGCCTGAAACGAAATCAGGCTGTGCTCGACAAAAGCTTTGAGGGAAGCGGCGTATCCGTTGATTATGAAGCTTTTAACCGGGAATGCTGTAAGAAAGAAATCGACCGGATCGGCGCGGTCTGTAAGGAAAAAGGGATTGATGTTGTGATTGGTGTAGGGGGCGGAAAGACCTTTGATACCATCAAGGCCGTAGGCTATTATCACGACCTGCCGGTTGTGATTGTCCCGACCATTGCCTCCACCGATGCGCCGTGCAGCGCCCTGTCGGTTATTTACACCGAAGACGGCGTGTTTGAAAGCTATTTGTTCTTAAAACAAAACCCAAATCTTGTTCTGGTTGATACCGACATTATCGCGAAATCACCGTCGCGTCTGGTTGTTGCCGGAATGGGCGACGCACTGGCGACCTATTTTGAAGCGCGCGCCTGCGAAGCCAGCAACGCCTCTACCTGCGCGGCTGGCACCACGACAATGGCGGCACAGAATCTGGCAGAGCTTTGCTATGACACGCTGATTGAAGAGGGCTTTATGGCCAAGCTGGCAGCTGATAATAACTGCTGTACCAAGTCGCTTGAAAAAATTATCGAAGCCAACACACTGCTCAGCGGTATCGGGTTTGAAAGCGGCGGCCTGGCAGGCGCCCACGCGATCCACAACGGCTTTACCGTATTGCCGGAATGCCACCATATGTATCATGGCGAAAAAGTAGCCTTTGGCACACTGGTTCAGCTTGTTCTGGAAGACGCGCCAGTAGAAGAAATCGAGGAAGTATTGGAATTCTGCCTGTCAGTAGGACTGCCGGTAACGCTCAAGGAACTTGGCGTTGAAGAAGTCACAGAAGAAAAGATCCGTGCAGTGGCTGAAGCTTCTACTGTCCCGGACGAATCCATTCACAATATGCCATTTGAGGTAACCGCTGATTCTGTTTACGCGGCGATTATGGTCGCGGACAGCCTCGGTAAGGAATACTTGGGATAA
- the trxB gene encoding thioredoxin-disulfide reductase, with the protein MHYDIIIIGSGPAGLAAGLYAARGQMRTLILEKGGFGGQIATSWEVENYPGAPADTTGPSLTERMREQCVDFGVEFQTEEFKYFEKTGQTFEVTTSSTVYQTKAIIVATGAQPKLLGCPGELEFRGLGVSYCATCDANFFRNLEIAVVGGGDTAIEEAIYLTKFASKVTVIHRRDKLRAAKVLQERAMENEKIRFVWDSVVEEIKGDGLVQSIVVKNVKDGALTEIPVQGVFVYVGQIPHTQYFVGTLEKDARDYLITDEDMCTNIPGVFAAGDVRRKSLRQVVTAAGDGAIAAVSAIKYIEDYSEVAES; encoded by the coding sequence ATGCATTATGATATTATCATTATCGGGAGTGGCCCTGCCGGGCTGGCGGCGGGTTTATATGCCGCCAGAGGGCAGATGCGCACACTCATTCTTGAAAAGGGCGGCTTTGGCGGTCAGATCGCTACCAGCTGGGAGGTCGAAAATTATCCCGGAGCGCCGGCAGATACCACTGGCCCTTCTCTTACTGAGAGAATGAGGGAACAGTGTGTGGATTTTGGCGTTGAATTTCAAACGGAAGAGTTTAAATATTTTGAAAAAACCGGACAGACCTTTGAGGTAACCACAAGCAGTACGGTATATCAGACAAAGGCGATTATCGTAGCAACGGGCGCCCAGCCAAAACTGCTTGGCTGCCCGGGAGAGCTTGAGTTTCGTGGACTGGGCGTCTCCTACTGCGCTACCTGCGACGCCAATTTTTTCAGGAACCTTGAAATTGCGGTTGTCGGTGGCGGCGACACGGCCATTGAGGAAGCCATTTATCTGACCAAATTTGCGTCTAAAGTAACGGTTATCCACCGCAGAGACAAGCTGCGTGCCGCTAAGGTTCTTCAGGAGCGCGCCATGGAAAATGAAAAAATCCGCTTTGTATGGGACAGCGTGGTTGAGGAGATTAAAGGCGATGGGCTGGTTCAGAGCATTGTGGTTAAAAATGTTAAGGACGGCGCTCTGACAGAGATCCCGGTACAGGGGGTATTTGTCTATGTCGGCCAGATCCCGCACACTCAGTACTTTGTTGGCACTTTAGAAAAGGATGCACGGGACTACCTGATCACCGATGAAGATATGTGCACCAACATTCCAGGCGTCTTTGCTGCTGGCGATGTGCGCCGTAAATCTCTGCGGCAGGTGGTGACAGCGGCGGGAGACGGAGCGATTGCGGCTGTCAGCGCCATCAAATATATTGAGGATTACTCGGAAGTGGCAGAATCATGA
- a CDS encoding TfoX/Sxy family DNA transformation protein produces MNELDQIKELHDMLNIGLGFEKDLKKVGINTPDELRKVGSKEAFLRLKRGGVQNLNLNKLAALEGAIRNVKKYALDESTREDMEEFYMTYEL; encoded by the coding sequence ATGAACGAACTGGATCAGATTAAAGAATTGCACGACATGTTAAACATAGGTCTTGGGTTTGAAAAGGACCTGAAAAAGGTTGGGATCAACACCCCGGACGAACTGCGCAAGGTTGGCAGCAAAGAGGCCTTTCTCCGGCTTAAACGAGGCGGTGTCCAGAATCTGAATCTTAACAAGCTGGCCGCTCTCGAGGGTGCAATACGGAACGTTAAAAAATATGCTCTGGACGAATCGACCAGAGAGGACATGGAAGAGTTTTACATGACTTACGAGCTTTAA